The Novipirellula galeiformis nucleotide sequence ATTCGATCTGACCTTCCTTGATCACAATCGAGATCCCGTCACGGATTTGCAAAGCTTCGTCTTCACCCTGGTGATCGACACCGGCTTGATTGGTGATGCGCACGTTTTCACCGATCCGACAATTTTTGTCGAGAATGGTGCCTTCGATCACACTTCCGCTGCCAATCCCCATCGGCAACACGCCGGGAGCAAGCGGGGTTTTATCGCACTCGATGTCGTCGGCACCCATGACAACCGAATCCTTGATCGTGACGTTGTCCCCGATCACGGTTCGCAATCCAATCACGCTGTTTTGAATCGTCACGTTGTCACCGATACGACATCCGTCGGCAATCAAGCTCGACTCGATCTTGACATCGCCCATGATCGTGGGCGGCAAAAAGCGAGGGCGACTATAAATCGGAGCTGCTGGATCGCGCAGTTCGAACGGTGGCGCCTTGCCTGCCAAGGAGAGGTTCGCTTCGTAAAAGGCACGGATCGTTCCGATGTCTTCCCAATAACCATCAAACAGATGCACTTGGACTTTGTGCGACTTCAACGACTGCGGGAAGATCCCCTTGCCGAAGTCTTCGTGCGCCGATTCATTCAACAGGTCGACCATCACGGACTTGTTGAAAATGTACAATCCCATACTGGCCAAACAGTCGCGGCCATGGCTTTCGACCCCACGCGAATCAATCCAAGCGGGATCCATGCGTACGGTTGCCAACTCTTCCTCGGTTTGAGGCTTTTCGACAAATCCCGTCACGCGTCCGGAGTCATCCACTTGCATGATCCCCAGCGACGAGGCATCCGATCGCGAGACAGGAATCCCGGCAATCGTGGCGTCGGCACCCGATTCGATATGGGTCTTCAACATGTCGCGAAAATCCATTCGGTACAGTTGGTCGCCCGAAAGAATCAAGACATGCTCAATCCAACTCTCTTCGAGATGAACCAAATTTTTACGTACCGCATCGGCGGTCCCTTGGTACCAATCGGTCGATTCGTCGACCGTTTGCTGAGCGGCAAGCAACTCGACAAACCCGCCACTGAAATGATCAAAGTGATAGGTTTGGCGTAAATGGCGATGCAAACTTTCCGACAAAAACTGGGTCAAAACGTAGACCCGGTTTAGCCCACTGTTAATACAGTTACTGATCGGAATGTCGATCAAGCGATACTTCGCCGCCAAGGGCACCGCGGGCTTGGCCCGAATCTTTGTCAACGGAAACAAGCGAGTTCCGCGACCACCACCAAGAATCAGAGCAATCGTATTTTTTAAGTCCATGACAAATCTCGTAGTTAATTCAAGTAAGAAAAGCTTCCAAGTCGCCGACACGCTCACGCCCTCGAAAGCGCAGTGCGGCGACGCATCTGATTCCTGTTTCGGAATTGCACGGCCGACGCTGAGAGCCGGCATGGGATCGGAGCCGACACCGATCGGCGCTGCGACTCGCTTTGTGCTGTGACTCGCTTTGTAACGTTAGCCCCAGTGGGCGCGAAGTGTTGTTCACACAGGCTTTACCAATACTTCTCGAAACGAATGGATCCAGGTCCGTGATAATCGTGCGCGTCTTGAAAACCGGCATGCTTTAACAAGGGCAACATTCCCGGATTAACCGGAGGCTCCGTCCCGGGCGGCACATAACCAATCATGGCCGGGTTACCACACAGAAAGACATGGGTCCGCTTGGGATCAAGCGGATCGTCGGCCAACTCGGCTAGTCGTCCCGAAACGAACAATTCTTGGATGTATTGTTTGCCAACGTAGTGGGGATGATTCGAATCAAGGTTCTCGGGATCCCGAGTCGTGACAGCCAAGTAGCGATACTGCGGAAATGCCTGCATCAATTGGTCGTGCTGCGTGGTATAGGCGAGATCCTTGCGATTGCGCACGCAGGTGACGTTGAGAATGCGTCCACGATGATTGTTCGCCAACAGTTCCGTGACCATCGCGTTGTGGGGGGCTTCGCCCGTTCCCGTGCCCAACAACAACACCGTCTCGTCGGGCTTGACCGAGGGGCCAAGCGTGTAGTGCCCGACAATCCGTTTTCCGATCAACAATCGGTCCCCCGCGTTTTGGCAAAACAACCGTGGGGTCAATGCGGGCGCCGCCTTGTCAGGTGAATCGGATTGGCGGACCAGCGTGACGTAGAACTCCAGATAGTCAATGGAATTCACCGCGGCTAGGTTTCCGGCGTCATCCAACATCGGACAAGAGATGGAGTAAGCGCGTTGAACCACCTTGGATTGCTTGCCCACGGCCAGATTTTCCGCCTGGGCACCTGCGACCCGCGGCTCCCAATTGCCCAGCCCTAGGGTGACGTATTGGCCGGGCACAAAGTCGGGGAAGGCCTTGTCGGGGCGAATTCGGAATCGGCTCAATTCCGCATGGGAGTCGATGCGTTCAATGATCGTCGCGTTGTAATGTTTTTCCCGCAAACCTCCGATTTGCTCGGCGGTCAGGGGTACCGAGTCAATCGTCTCACTCAAAGCGAACTCTCCACCGTGAATACTGAAAGGAAACGCCATAAAAAGGCCTTAACGCCTTAATCTATGACATAAAGCTGTCGTGGGATCAATATAATGGTTCTTTGTGGGCCAAGTCTTGATAACTTGCCTTCAAATCCCAGCGCAAACTGAATATTTTTGAATGACGCGGTTTTCATTGACCTTTTTCTCCGCGTTTTCCATCTCCTCCGCGTATTCCATCCGACGGGCGTTCGATGCGATTGCCATACTTACGATCTCTACCGATGAATTCTCCCTCCATGGCCAAGACAGACAAATTTGGATCCCCCCCGAAGCGTTCACGCGTCATCCGGTTCAGGGACTTAACTCCAGTCGCGGTGAGTGCCTCAATCGTCGTACGTGCCGCAATCGTCGCAGTGGCCGCGATCGCGGTCACTCCCTCGCTCGCGACCGCCGAGAAATGGACGGGGCTGCGTGGCGACCGCAGCGTTGAAGCCGATCTACTCGGGATTTGGGAAGGCAACGCGATTTTAAAGTTTGCCAATGGCCGACGCGTTTCGGTGCCCTTGATCAACTTGATTAGCGACAGCCGAATCCGCGCCAACAAAGTGGCCGCGACGATCGAGACGCATCGCGCGGAATTGGTCAGCGAGCTGAAAGCCCAGGCAGCCGAAGCGGCGGCCCCCGCGCCGAGCACGCTGCCCGAGCCTCCCGCCGCGCCGGACTACCGACCCTTGGCCAGCAAAGCGGGTGCGATCGAAACCCTGCAACACATCGATGATCAATCCCAGTCCGGGCATGTCTTGTTGGCTTACTTTGATTCCTTGCCACCAAAGTATCGCGCCGATCTCGACGGGGTCGTCAAAGCCGGCGCCGACACGTTGGACGTGGCAAAAATCGATGCCACGCTCGGACCGCTGTACCGACTGGCGGACTTGATCGTCACCCGCCAAAATTGGATCTTCAGCCATCCACGAATGCAGATGCTCGACGAGCAAACCCAACAAACGTTGCAGACCCTGATACTGAGCGCCGCCGGTTCGCTACGCAACGCATTGGATCCCACGGCATTCACCGCCGAAACGCTTGGCGGGATGCCGCTGCGTGATTGGATAGTCCAGCGGGACAGCGCCATCGCACCTCATCTCTACGCCCTGACCAATGCGCTGCCGACCGGCGGCGCGACCTACGAGGAGTACGTGGAGGGGCAACAACATGGCAACTCGGGATATGGCATGGAGCCGGAATTCGGTCCCGTCGAACCTGAGGGCCCCGTCGGTCCCGCCGATCCACTTGGCCCAGCTGGAGACCCGATGGCCGGACCGGCCGATGCGCCCGGCCCAGCGATGGGTCCAGCGGCGGGTCCCGCGGTCAGCCCAGCGGCGACGCCAGACGCCGGCAAAAAGGAAGCACCCGAATCAGACACGATGAAAGTCAAGGTCACACAAAATGGACAGTCCATCATTCTGGAAATGCTCCGAGTCGATGACTTCTGGATCCCAAAATCGATGGCCGACCACTGGGACCAAACGATCGCATCCAGCAAGGAGAAGGTGACAACGTCGGGGTTGACCTCGCTGATCGACCATCCTGTATTGGTGACCCTAGGGACGATGCTGCAACCCATGACGACGTCACTGGAATCGGCATCCAACGCCGAAGAGTTTCATCAGTCGATGGAATCCATTTTCCAGCAAACCCAAATGCTGGCTTCGACGTTGGCGTCCCTGGCCGGAAACGCCTCTGGCTTCTCGAACCCTTGGCAACCCGCCAGCTCATCGAGTACGAACCCCAAAAATCGCAATGGCCGCCGCTCGCGCGAGCCGGGCATGCCCGCCATGGATTCGCCCGCAATGGAACCGGCCATGCCGGCCATGGAAGGCAGCGCAGGCGCCCCGTAGCGTTGGAGCGTCCCCCCACCCGAAACGCAAGCGAGGGAATCCTACGCTTGACTCGGCCCCTCGTTAACGCTTCGGGTTATGATCTTGAGGGCGGACAACCTTCAACAGCCGCCATGCTTTGTGGAGTCAGCGCTGAAGACATTTTTGTCCGTTGGGCTGCAATCGCCGGGCTAACGCTAACCACAAGCAATCCCTCTGAATTGGAATCATCTCTAGCGTGTCGAAAGAAACTGAATTGGCCGTTGCAATTATTGGTGGCGGTTTATCCGGGCTGGCGACCGCAGTCCATTTGCATCTAAAAAACCCGGAACGAAAAATCGTTCTGCTCGAGTCGTCCGATCGCGTCGGCGGCGTGATCCATACCGAAACGATCGACGGGTTCGTGCTCGACTACGGCGCCGATATGTTCGCGTTAAATCCTCCGGCGGCAATCGATTTGTGTCGCACCTTGGGGGCCCAAGAGCGGTTGATCCTGCCAAACGAAAAAGGGCGTGGCGCGATGATCGTGCACCGTGGCAAACTCAAACCGCTGCCCGATGGCTTCGTCTTGATGCGGGCCACCAAGATGTTGCCCATGCTGACGACCGGACTCCTTTCACTGAAAGGCAAGTTGCGGATGTTGGCCGAATCCGTCGTGCCAAAACGCACCAGCGACGATGACGAAAGCGTGGCGAGCTTTGTCCGCCGGCGGCTCGGAAATGAAGTGCTGCAGCAGATCGTTGGTCCGTTGGTCGCAGGCATCTACACCGCCGATGTGGAAACGCTCAGCATGCAGGCGACGATGAAGCCGTTCGTCGAAATGGAGCGTCAGTACGGCTCGCTAACCCGGGCCACCTTGTCACGTCGCAGCTCGGGCGAAGATTCGGTGGAACGCAATAGCACCGGCGCTCGTTATGAACAATTCCGAGCCTTTCAGGGCGGCATGATTGAATTGCCCAAGATGCTCTGTGACGCGTTACCCATGGACACCATTCGATTACAGTGCGGGGCTCAATCGATCGAGCGACTCGATAACCAATGGCTCGTCCGTGATACCCGCGGGGGTT carries:
- a CDS encoding ferredoxin--NADP reductase is translated as MSETIDSVPLTAEQIGGLREKHYNATIIERIDSHAELSRFRIRPDKAFPDFVPGQYVTLGLGNWEPRVAGAQAENLAVGKQSKVVQRAYSISCPMLDDAGNLAAVNSIDYLEFYVTLVRQSDSPDKAAPALTPRLFCQNAGDRLLIGKRIVGHYTLGPSVKPDETVLLLGTGTGEAPHNAMVTELLANNHRGRILNVTCVRNRKDLAYTTQHDQLMQAFPQYRYLAVTTRDPENLDSNHPHYVGKQYIQELFVSGRLAELADDPLDPKRTHVFLCGNPAMIGYVPPGTEPPVNPGMLPLLKHAGFQDAHDYHGPGSIRFEKYW
- a CDS encoding glucose-1-phosphate adenylyltransferase — encoded protein: MDLKNTIALILGGGRGTRLFPLTKIRAKPAVPLAAKYRLIDIPISNCINSGLNRVYVLTQFLSESLHRHLRQTYHFDHFSGGFVELLAAQQTVDESTDWYQGTADAVRKNLVHLEESWIEHVLILSGDQLYRMDFRDMLKTHIESGADATIAGIPVSRSDASSLGIMQVDDSGRVTGFVEKPQTEEELATVRMDPAWIDSRGVESHGRDCLASMGLYIFNKSVMVDLLNESAHEDFGKGIFPQSLKSHKVQVHLFDGYWEDIGTIRAFYEANLSLAGKAPPFELRDPAAPIYSRPRFLPPTIMGDVKIESSLIADGCRIGDNVTIQNSVIGLRTVIGDNVTIKDSVVMGADDIECDKTPLAPGVLPMGIGSGSVIEGTILDKNCRIGENVRITNQAGVDHQGEDEALQIRDGISIVIKEGQIESGFQS
- the hemG gene encoding protoporphyrinogen oxidase translates to MSKETELAVAIIGGGLSGLATAVHLHLKNPERKIVLLESSDRVGGVIHTETIDGFVLDYGADMFALNPPAAIDLCRTLGAQERLILPNEKGRGAMIVHRGKLKPLPDGFVLMRATKMLPMLTTGLLSLKGKLRMLAESVVPKRTSDDDESVASFVRRRLGNEVLQQIVGPLVAGIYTADVETLSMQATMKPFVEMERQYGSLTRATLSRRSSGEDSVERNSTGARYEQFRAFQGGMIELPKMLCDALPMDTIRLQCGAQSIERLDNQWLVRDTRGGSGLYHHVVLATPPRISARFLQNIAPAAAAELSAIQAASTAIAVMVVRREDIADPRAMFGFVVPPIEKRKILAASFASEKFAGRAPHDHVIVRVFIGGALQRELLQHDDNTLIEIARAELAELIGLRGTPVLTRVVRWNDAMPQYTLGHVERVRRIRDSMATVPGIHLVSNSLDGVGIAPVIGAAEKLATTINDADAT